In Acropora palmata chromosome 7, jaAcrPala1.3, whole genome shotgun sequence, one genomic interval encodes:
- the LOC141885855 gene encoding uncharacterized protein LOC141885855 isoform X1, with amino-acid sequence MEKPSPLLVVLFLSSLVGHSREDFKCENEFEMLIRYKCNGGKNRPITKEMVTSALSSKLRPTHKIDEIDELFITNSKLKLSPRYFEKFKNLLHLYLENTGITEIPKNVFKGLGKLKKLVLKGNKLKLSSGCFKDVSTLETLDLENTGLKEVSTEYFNGLHKLSTLHLSRNFLTSFPRNFMDVMKSKTDQINLFVSGNKWDCRCESGLQEALENLEHVHIQDDAYCHTPEAMRGRRISDPNCDINECLTENDCDDEAVCINVLKGYKCHCATQGFTGNGRECSDIDECEYKNLCAPVGGKCVNEQGKYRCECIKGYKGDGKTCEDIDECETHDCGGEGECTNTQGSFRCDCESGYEKNDIHVCVDIDECETANHTCNTIENSYCFNLRKLLPKDPGYKCACDSGYLKVGSACVKRGSTLELLKYIGVIVGSFLVGLLLIIVGTLKLRKRMQRRLEAQQLLENALMAPIVPMPPPVEFASLDMPPPEKDQEWEEDDEEG; translated from the exons ATGGAGAAGCCTTCTCCCTTGTTGGTCGTTTTGTTCCTGTCTTCTTTGGTTGGACATTCAAGAGAGGATTTCAAATGCgaaaatgaatttgaaatgttgaTAAGATACAAATGCAATGGAGGCAAGAATCGTCccattacaaaagaaatggtAACAAGTGCGTTAAGCTCAAAACTTCGACCCACGCACAAGATAGATGAAATTGACGAACT ttttattACAAACAGCAAGCTTAAACTTTCTCCACGGTATTTCGAAAAGTTCAAGAACCTACTGCACTT ATATCTTGAAAACACAGGCATAACGGAGATACCAAAGAACGTTTTCAAGGGCCTTGGGAAGCTAAAGAAACT TGTTTTGAAAGGCAACAAGCTCAAGCTATCCTCGGGGTGTTTCAAAGACGTGAGCACACTAGAGACCTT AGATCTTGAGAACACAGGATTAAAAGAAGTGTCAACGGAATATTTCAATGGACTTCATAAGCTTTCAACTCT TCATTTATCAAGAAACTTTTTGACGTCATTTCCCAGAAACTTCATGGACGTAATGAAAAGTAAGACGGACCAAATAAATCT TTTTGTCAGCGGAAACAAATGGGACTGCAGGTGCGAAAGTGGATTGCAGGAAGCATTAGAAAACCTTGAACATGTACATATTCAAGACGACGCCTATTGCCACACTCCAGAGGCCATGCGGGGTCGACGCATTTCCGACCCTAATTGTG aCATTAATGAATGCCTAACGGAAAATGATTGTGATGACGAGGCAGTTTGCATAAACGTTCTTAAAGGCTACAAGTGCCATTGTGCAACACAAGGATTTACTGGAAATGGAAGAGAATGCTCAG ACATCGACGAGTGTGAATACAAGAATTTATGTGCTCCAGTTGGTGGAAAGTGCGTCAACGAACAAGGAAAATACCGCTGCGAATGCATAAAAGGATACAAAGGAGACGGCAAAACTTGCGAGG ACATTGATGAATGCGAGACTCACGACTGCGGGGGGGAGGGTGAGTGTACCAACACACAGGGAAGTTTCAGATGCGACTGTGAATCCGGATATGAGAAAAATGACATACACGTCTGCGTTG ATATCGACGAATGTGAAACTGCCAATCACACTTGTAACACTATCGAAAACAGTTATTGTTTCAACCTAAGGAAACTTCTGCCCAAGGATCCTGGATATAAATGCGCTTGTGACTCAGGTTACTTAAAAGTCGGTTCAGCTTGTGTAAAAAGAG GAAGCACATTGGAGTTGTTGAAGTACATTGGTGTAATTGTTGGTAGTTTCCTTGTAGGTCTCCTACTCATTATTGTCGGTACGCTAAAGTTACGAAAGCGGATGCAACG GAGGCTGGAAGCTCAACAGCTGTTAGAGAACGCATTGATGGCTCCAATCGTTCCCATGCCTCCCCCGGTGGAGTTTGCCAGCCTCGATATGCCACCGCCAGAAAAAGACCAGGAATGGGAGGAAGATGATGAAGAGGGATAG
- the LOC141885855 gene encoding uncharacterized protein LOC141885855 isoform X2: MANHFITNSKLKLSPRYFEKFKNLLHLYLENTGITEIPKNVFKGLGKLKKLVLKGNKLKLSSGCFKDVSTLETLDLENTGLKEVSTEYFNGLHKLSTLHLSRNFLTSFPRNFMDVMKSKTDQINLFVSGNKWDCRCESGLQEALENLEHVHIQDDAYCHTPEAMRGRRISDPNCDINECLTENDCDDEAVCINVLKGYKCHCATQGFTGNGRECSDIDECEYKNLCAPVGGKCVNEQGKYRCECIKGYKGDGKTCEDIDECETHDCGGEGECTNTQGSFRCDCESGYEKNDIHVCVDIDECETANHTCNTIENSYCFNLRKLLPKDPGYKCACDSGYLKVGSACVKRGSTLELLKYIGVIVGSFLVGLLLIIVGTLKLRKRMQRRLEAQQLLENALMAPIVPMPPPVEFASLDMPPPEKDQEWEEDDEEG, from the exons ATGGCTAATCA ttttattACAAACAGCAAGCTTAAACTTTCTCCACGGTATTTCGAAAAGTTCAAGAACCTACTGCACTT ATATCTTGAAAACACAGGCATAACGGAGATACCAAAGAACGTTTTCAAGGGCCTTGGGAAGCTAAAGAAACT TGTTTTGAAAGGCAACAAGCTCAAGCTATCCTCGGGGTGTTTCAAAGACGTGAGCACACTAGAGACCTT AGATCTTGAGAACACAGGATTAAAAGAAGTGTCAACGGAATATTTCAATGGACTTCATAAGCTTTCAACTCT TCATTTATCAAGAAACTTTTTGACGTCATTTCCCAGAAACTTCATGGACGTAATGAAAAGTAAGACGGACCAAATAAATCT TTTTGTCAGCGGAAACAAATGGGACTGCAGGTGCGAAAGTGGATTGCAGGAAGCATTAGAAAACCTTGAACATGTACATATTCAAGACGACGCCTATTGCCACACTCCAGAGGCCATGCGGGGTCGACGCATTTCCGACCCTAATTGTG aCATTAATGAATGCCTAACGGAAAATGATTGTGATGACGAGGCAGTTTGCATAAACGTTCTTAAAGGCTACAAGTGCCATTGTGCAACACAAGGATTTACTGGAAATGGAAGAGAATGCTCAG ACATCGACGAGTGTGAATACAAGAATTTATGTGCTCCAGTTGGTGGAAAGTGCGTCAACGAACAAGGAAAATACCGCTGCGAATGCATAAAAGGATACAAAGGAGACGGCAAAACTTGCGAGG ACATTGATGAATGCGAGACTCACGACTGCGGGGGGGAGGGTGAGTGTACCAACACACAGGGAAGTTTCAGATGCGACTGTGAATCCGGATATGAGAAAAATGACATACACGTCTGCGTTG ATATCGACGAATGTGAAACTGCCAATCACACTTGTAACACTATCGAAAACAGTTATTGTTTCAACCTAAGGAAACTTCTGCCCAAGGATCCTGGATATAAATGCGCTTGTGACTCAGGTTACTTAAAAGTCGGTTCAGCTTGTGTAAAAAGAG GAAGCACATTGGAGTTGTTGAAGTACATTGGTGTAATTGTTGGTAGTTTCCTTGTAGGTCTCCTACTCATTATTGTCGGTACGCTAAAGTTACGAAAGCGGATGCAACG GAGGCTGGAAGCTCAACAGCTGTTAGAGAACGCATTGATGGCTCCAATCGTTCCCATGCCTCCCCCGGTGGAGTTTGCCAGCCTCGATATGCCACCGCCAGAAAAAGACCAGGAATGGGAGGAAGATGATGAAGAGGGATAG